Proteins from a genomic interval of Chitinophagales bacterium:
- a CDS encoding choice-of-anchor B family protein encodes MKNIFVLILSILSSSPSIYSQLNFTLQGQLDYTEEMSDIWGYVDAQGNEYALVGTTDGVSIVDISPPTTPTELHYIDGTFTFWRDIKTWGSYAYVVNEASDGGGLLIIDLSNLPTSIITYTTDLGVGYTDSHNIFIDENGIAYLFGAATSGPDNVGQGTLMIDVAANPTNPTYLGIYNTNYVHDGFVRGDTLWAAEIYVGQLAVVNVANKSNPTVLGTKLTPKLFTHAVWVSDNNQTAFVTDEKSGGWVVAYDVSDVSDISELDRYQSFPTTNVIPHNTFVEGNFVINSYYTSGVVVLDATHPDNLIEVGHYDTSAGFSGNGFNGCWGVYPYLPSGNIIATDIETGLYVLSPSYTQACYLEGMVTDIETGNPVINAQLQILGVSNAFDATDFSGNYKTGVPNTGTYTVEVIAVGYVTQYIEVNFTTSGVVLPLNIQLSHPCAEPDNFNVVSTDYNTAVLSWNTANDATTYALRYRPQGNSDWLMEISPMNTISLTNLMGCTNYEYQVASQCGTGDSDFSVSHFFETTFPDANWTGNSLLECKGIFDLNNLVTGNIGGNWSGGNYVSSNGIFNPNNLTDGSYTVTYTVGSGTCLDSHSASIIVSICKVTANIQLFLEGTYAGGGQMSTGLKDFSLLPFKQPFNRAPWNYNGNETITNMPANMTDWVLVELRDATDMSLVAQAAGLLLANGNVVKANGTAGLEIEGAASNESYFVAVRARNHLAVMSATAINLPNTLSYNFSSSNAQVFGNNQMVSTSDGSFALIAGDINSDGVISVDDFNFFDDEKSLFNQYLDSDLNQDRAVTVSDFNIYQKNASKMAIPLLRY; translated from the coding sequence ATGAAAAATATTTTTGTTTTAATTTTATCTATTCTAAGTTCTTCTCCTTCAATCTATTCCCAACTCAACTTCACCCTTCAAGGTCAGCTCGACTACACCGAAGAAATGAGCGATATATGGGGATATGTGGATGCACAAGGCAATGAATATGCTTTAGTTGGCACAACCGATGGTGTTTCGATTGTGGACATCAGCCCTCCAACGACTCCCACCGAATTGCACTATATTGACGGCACATTCACCTTTTGGCGAGACATCAAAACCTGGGGAAGCTATGCCTATGTCGTCAACGAAGCCTCTGATGGAGGTGGTTTGCTCATCATTGATTTGAGCAATTTGCCGACAAGCATCATAACTTACACCACCGATTTGGGCGTGGGCTATACCGATTCACACAACATTTTCATTGACGAAAACGGCATTGCGTATTTGTTTGGCGCAGCTACAAGTGGCCCTGACAATGTGGGGCAAGGAACTTTGATGATTGATGTAGCAGCCAATCCAACAAACCCCACTTATTTAGGGATTTACAACACCAACTATGTGCATGATGGCTTTGTGAGAGGCGATACACTTTGGGCGGCAGAGATTTATGTGGGTCAATTGGCAGTGGTGAATGTTGCCAACAAGTCGAACCCAACGGTTTTGGGTACGAAACTCACTCCCAAACTTTTTACCCACGCTGTATGGGTCAGCGACAACAACCAAACGGCTTTTGTGACCGACGAAAAAAGCGGCGGATGGGTAGTAGCCTATGATGTATCGGATGTATCGGACATCTCAGAATTAGACCGTTACCAATCTTTTCCTACTACCAATGTGATTCCGCACAATACCTTTGTAGAAGGCAATTTTGTCATCAATTCTTACTACACTTCTGGTGTAGTCGTTTTGGATGCAACCCATCCCGACAATCTCATTGAAGTAGGACACTACGATACTTCGGCTGGTTTTAGCGGCAATGGATTCAATGGTTGTTGGGGCGTTTATCCGTATTTGCCATCAGGCAACATTATTGCCACCGACATCGAAACGGGTTTGTATGTGTTAAGTCCTTCTTACACACAGGCTTGTTATTTGGAGGGAATGGTGACGGATATCGAAACAGGCAATCCAGTTATCAATGCTCAACTGCAAATATTGGGGGTAAGCAATGCCTTTGATGCGACCGATTTTTCGGGAAATTACAAAACAGGTGTTCCCAACACAGGAACTTACACAGTTGAAGTCATTGCAGTAGGCTATGTGACCCAATACATTGAAGTCAATTTCACCACAAGTGGAGTGGTTCTTCCTTTGAATATTCAACTTTCACATCCATGTGCCGAACCCGACAACTTCAATGTGGTCAGTACAGATTACAACACTGCAGTTTTGTCTTGGAATACAGCCAACGATGCAACGACCTACGCTTTGCGCTACCGACCTCAAGGCAACAGCGATTGGCTAATGGAAATCAGTCCAATGAACACCATTTCTCTCACCAATTTGATGGGATGTACCAACTACGAATACCAAGTAGCAAGTCAATGTGGTACAGGTGACAGCGATTTTTCGGTAAGTCATTTCTTTGAAACTACATTTCCTGATGCGAACTGGACGGGCAACAGTCTTTTGGAGTGTAAAGGTATTTTCGACCTCAATAATTTGGTAACAGGAAATATAGGCGGAAATTGGTCAGGTGGTAACTATGTCAGTAGCAACGGTATTTTTAATCCAAATAACCTCACAGATGGCAGTTATACAGTTACTTATACCGTTGGTTCGGGAACGTGTTTGGATAGTCATTCCGCTTCAATTATTGTAAGTATTTGTAAGGTAACGGCAAATATTCAATTGTTCTTGGAAGGAACGTATGCAGGAGGTGGGCAAATGAGCACAGGTCTCAAAGATTTTTCATTGCTTCCCTTCAAACAGCCCTTCAACCGTGCGCCGTGGAACTACAATGGCAACGAAACGATTACCAATATGCCTGCAAATATGACCGATTGGGTATTGGTCGAATTGCGAGATGCAACGGATATGAGTTTGGTGGCACAAGCTGCGGGTTTATTGTTGGCCAATGGAAATGTGGTTAAAGCCAACGGTACTGCTGGTTTAGAAATTGAAGGTGCGGCATCGAATGAGTCTTATTTCGTTGCAGTAAGGGCAAGAAATCACCTTGCGGTCATGAGCGCAACCGCCATCAACTTGCCGAATACACTTAGTTATAATTTTTCTTCGTCCAATGCTCAAGTATTTGGCAACAATCAAATGGTCAGCACCTCCGATGGTTCTTTTGCCTTGATTGCAGGAGATATCAACAGCGATGGGGTAATCAGCGTGGATGACTTCAATTTTTTTGACGATGAAAAATCTCTTTTCAACCAATATCTCGACAGTGATTTGAATCAAGACAGAGCTGTAACTGTTTCAGACTTCAATATTTATCAAAAAAATGCGAGCAAGATGGCGATTCCTTTGTTGAGATATTAA
- a CDS encoding phenylalanine--tRNA ligase beta subunit-related protein — protein MTTITLSPDLLQCCPNIHLGCIQSKVTILEEYPRLNQLIEATTTDIASKLQTADIKDLPNIANSRTAYKKLGQDPSRYRLSAEALLRRVVSGKGIYHINNVVDLLNLVSMQSGYSIGGYDADKIEGAAIFGVGELNEPYEAIGKGQFNIHKLPTFRDEQGAFGTPTSDSVRTMVRTDTQHFLMVLIDYAGSGDLKYWMQETVNLLKEFAEGEDVETWVVLT, from the coding sequence ATGACCACAATAACCCTCTCCCCCGACCTCCTTCAATGCTGCCCCAACATACATCTGGGCTGCATCCAAAGCAAAGTCACCATTTTGGAGGAATACCCAAGGCTCAATCAACTCATTGAAGCTACTACTACCGACATCGCCTCCAAACTACAAACGGCTGACATCAAAGACCTTCCCAATATTGCCAATTCAAGAACCGCCTACAAAAAATTGGGTCAAGACCCAAGCCGCTACCGCCTTTCGGCTGAGGCATTGCTGCGAAGAGTGGTGTCTGGCAAAGGCATTTACCACATCAACAACGTAGTCGACCTCCTCAATCTCGTGTCCATGCAATCGGGTTATTCGATTGGCGGCTACGATGCGGACAAGATTGAAGGGGCTGCAATTTTTGGAGTTGGAGAACTAAATGAACCTTATGAAGCCATCGGAAAAGGTCAATTCAACATCCACAAACTGCCCACTTTTCGAGATGAACAGGGTGCCTTTGGTACACCTACAAGTGATTCGGTTCGCACGATGGTTCGTACTGATACCCAGCATTTTTTGATGGTGTTGATTGACTATGCAGGGTCGGGGGATTTGAAGTATTGGATGCAGGAAACGGTGAATTTATTGAAGGAATTTGCCGAAGGGGAGGATGTGGAGACTTGGGTGGTTTTAACATAA
- a CDS encoding carboxypeptidase-like regulatory domain-containing protein, with protein MTKRITYYYLLTTLLCCCYTLPTFAQTAYAPKITLSGTVVNGSNNEPITNVHILRKDGSGTTTDENGGFSLEVKVGSDLVITHLSYVNARVSVPTDLADKTYEMVIPLYNNDVTLDVVEVYPYPSREDFKIEFLSPQTAEEVTRPVQMSGIRQQVGPVKVPPPTLMNPISLLASTFSKTAIRNRKMRKYRKIIDEKYQREE; from the coding sequence ATGACCAAACGAATCACCTATTACTACTTACTTACCACACTCTTATGTTGTTGCTACACCCTACCTACTTTTGCCCAAACAGCTTATGCCCCAAAAATTACCCTTTCTGGTACAGTCGTCAATGGCAGCAACAATGAACCCATTACCAATGTCCATATCCTCCGCAAAGACGGAAGTGGCACAACGACTGACGAAAATGGTGGTTTTTCGTTGGAGGTAAAAGTAGGTAGTGATTTGGTCATCACGCATTTGAGTTATGTCAATGCAAGGGTAAGCGTACCCACTGATTTGGCGGATAAAACATACGAAATGGTGATTCCGCTTTACAACAACGATGTGACCCTCGATGTCGTAGAAGTCTATCCATACCCCAGTCGTGAAGACTTCAAAATCGAATTTCTCAGCCCCCAAACCGCTGAGGAAGTCACTCGCCCCGTTCAAATGAGTGGCATACGCCAGCAAGTAGGGCCCGTCAAAGTGCCTCCTCCCACTTTGATGAACCCCATTTCTCTATTGGCTTCCACTTTCAGCAAAACCGCCATCCGCAACCGCAAAATGCGAAAATACCGCAAGATTATTGACGAAAAATACCAGAGGGAAGAGTAA
- a CDS encoding gliding motility-associated C-terminal domain-containing protein gives MLYTRLIYTLLITLGITFSSTLRAQFQAIGNASSLGDNCYQLTGAFNTQFGAIWSNDLINLNESFEAQFRLYLGDKDANGADGIVFVFQPVSNTVGSLGGGLGFEGIVPSVGVEFDTWQNGDRLDPPNDHVCLMQHGNLHHVTGALTPATSLGNIEDGQWHDVRVTWNAEIHQLKVFWQCTSILTYNGDIVNNTFSGNPMVYWGFTSATGAANNVHQVCIDYISFLDDLPNQEICDGESTLIGGLPNPDYTYSWTPTNTLNNPNISNPLATPTETTSYILEITDECLFSFYDTVEVVVKPAPDVEFWEDNLQACVGEVIVLDATTPDAEAYHWNNNASTPTLNVTQTGFYTVEVTVGGCSDLEGVFVDFFPLPFVNLGPDINVCGSEEVVLNATTNNMTYQWQNGATTPMINVSNEGIYTVTITSTVSGCTATDAIAVSFLPPPIFDLGADQTLCEGESATFDATIANGLYEWQDGSTSAILEVSQSGTYTVTVTDADTNCSATDEVSVTVNPLPQFDLGEDVTLCEGETAVLDASIEGGLYQWTNGLTTSTITVTSTDTYTVVVSFDTGCSATDLVTVVFNPLPTPDLGPDQTFCEGGTVTLIAPNADSYQWQDGSSLPVLQVSEEGTYAVTVTIDGCKGSDEINVELSPMLTFDLAEAPPLCEGETYTITAPESDVYEWQDGSTNPSFEVTEAGTYSVTITQDGCKGADDVIVFFNPLPTFSLEEVAPLCEGETFTLTAPESDAYEWQDGSTNPSFEVTEAGTYSVTITQSGCTSSDDVTISFNPPLVFDLGEPPTLCDGESYTITAPESDAYEWQDGSTNPIFEVTEAGTYSVTITQNGCTGSDDIEISFNELPIVDLGEDISLCEGQSITLDATPENVADATFLWSDNSTGSNIEVSAEGTYSVTVTSGNCSSSDEVTVSFNANPTINLGNDQTLCEGETLVLDATVGGATYEWQDGSTNPTFEVTEAGTYSVTVDLEGCILEGSITIDFNPLPAIDLGEDQTICENETVTLNATTPNATYEWQDGSTNPTFEATEEGIYLVEITVNGCTAMDEIGVTQIILPPIDLGEDVSACEGETLQIGVDGVFPAIVIFGWQDNTSGQYYEVTESGTYTLTASINQCMVTDEITVSFNEIPIVDLGAGLSICEGETTILDATHVDASATYLWNTNATTPMIDVQASGTYSVTVTVNDCSSSDAIEVIVNELPQMDLGEDLTFCEGESFTLDATPSNVTGATYEWQDGSNAATFEAVVSGIYSVTVTANGCGIMDEITLTFNALPDVDLGNDLTLCDGEVLQLDATVADAGAVYEWQDGSANPTFEVTEAGTYSVTVTVNGCSSSDEINVNFDELGIIDLGADATLCEGESLVLDATTPNATYVWQDDSTNPTFEVIEAGTYSVIVSVGACTLQGSIEVVYNPLPTVDLGENQRICEGESVVLDATTANATYEWQDGSTDPTFETSDAGIYSVTIDVNGCTATDFIEVERIELPSIDLGEDQTLCEGLILGLNISGNYPDAIFEWQDGTLGQEYLISEAGTYSVSVSIGDCMVSEELTVTFNEVPSLTLEDVTLCEGETRTLTPFAGDSGTAVYQWSNGLTDASIEVGESGVYAVTVMDNGCTSMTEAEVIFDAAPIIDLGQDTTLCVGESLVLEAPAADTYLWQDGSVNASLEVTESGLYSVEARAGTCVLTGEIRVDFAAVPTVDLGDDVLLCEGEGVVLQPQVTNGVFFEWQDGSNGVELAVIEAGEYSLEVRGDLDRCMASDAVLVEYEVCDFETFGITVVNAFSPNGDGVNDEFRVWATEQPDEFYCAIFNRWGQKVFETTDINGTWDGVFKNQLEPIGVYAFYAEAWKVVNGERERFWKQGNVTLVR, from the coding sequence ATGTTATACACAAGACTTATCTACACCCTGTTGATAACTTTGGGGATTACTTTTTCTTCAACCTTACGCGCTCAATTTCAAGCTATTGGAAATGCAAGTAGCTTAGGAGATAACTGTTATCAGCTCACAGGAGCCTTCAATACACAGTTTGGAGCGATTTGGAGCAATGACCTAATTAACCTAAATGAGTCTTTTGAAGCACAGTTTCGATTGTATTTAGGAGATAAAGATGCAAATGGAGCAGATGGTATTGTGTTTGTATTCCAACCGGTGAGCAATACTGTGGGAAGTTTGGGAGGTGGATTGGGTTTTGAAGGAATTGTACCTTCCGTTGGGGTAGAATTTGACACTTGGCAAAATGGAGACCGACTCGATCCACCAAACGATCACGTATGCCTCATGCAGCACGGAAACCTACACCATGTTACAGGTGCATTGACTCCCGCCACTTCACTCGGCAACATTGAAGATGGACAATGGCACGATGTTCGGGTGACTTGGAATGCCGAAATTCACCAACTCAAAGTATTTTGGCAGTGTACATCCATTCTTACTTACAATGGGGATATTGTGAACAATACTTTTAGCGGCAACCCGATGGTTTATTGGGGCTTCACTTCTGCAACAGGTGCTGCAAACAATGTTCATCAAGTGTGTATAGATTATATCTCCTTTTTGGATGATTTGCCCAACCAAGAAATTTGTGATGGTGAATCTACTTTGATTGGTGGGTTGCCCAATCCTGATTATACCTATTCATGGACTCCTACCAATACGCTTAATAATCCCAACATTTCCAACCCTTTGGCAACGCCAACCGAAACCACTTCCTACATCCTCGAAATAACCGATGAGTGTTTGTTTAGCTTCTATGATACTGTGGAAGTGGTCGTAAAACCTGCTCCCGATGTCGAATTTTGGGAAGACAACCTTCAAGCCTGTGTCGGAGAAGTCATTGTTTTAGATGCTACTACGCCCGATGCCGAAGCCTATCACTGGAACAACAATGCAAGCACTCCCACATTAAATGTCACTCAAACAGGATTTTATACCGTTGAAGTGACCGTTGGAGGATGTTCGGATTTAGAAGGAGTGTTTGTGGATTTTTTCCCGCTCCCATTTGTCAATTTGGGACCAGATATAAACGTTTGCGGAAGCGAAGAAGTGGTCTTGAACGCAACGACCAACAACATGACCTATCAATGGCAAAATGGAGCGACTACTCCAATGATTAACGTCAGTAATGAAGGGATTTATACCGTGACCATTACCTCTACTGTAAGTGGCTGTACGGCAACCGATGCGATTGCAGTGAGTTTTCTGCCTCCTCCAATTTTTGACTTGGGCGCAGACCAAACTTTGTGTGAAGGAGAATCCGCCACTTTTGATGCTACAATAGCCAATGGACTCTATGAATGGCAAGACGGTTCTACATCGGCAATCTTGGAAGTTTCGCAATCAGGAACTTATACCGTGACGGTGACAGATGCCGACACCAATTGCAGCGCAACAGATGAGGTATCTGTAACCGTCAATCCATTGCCGCAATTTGATTTAGGCGAAGATGTGACTTTGTGTGAAGGAGAAACAGCGGTTTTGGATGCAAGCATTGAAGGAGGTTTGTATCAGTGGACAAATGGATTAACTACCTCCACGATTACTGTCACAAGTACAGACACATACACTGTGGTCGTTAGTTTTGACACAGGCTGTTCGGCTACCGATTTGGTCACTGTGGTCTTCAACCCACTTCCTACGCCCGATTTGGGGCCAGACCAAACCTTTTGTGAAGGGGGTACTGTTACCTTGATTGCGCCCAATGCGGATAGCTACCAATGGCAAGACGGTTCGAGTTTGCCTGTTTTGCAGGTAAGCGAAGAAGGGACGTATGCTGTTACCGTCACCATTGACGGCTGCAAAGGTTCAGATGAAATAAATGTGGAACTGAGCCCTATGCTTACCTTTGATTTGGCAGAAGCACCGCCACTTTGTGAAGGCGAAACCTACACCATTACTGCTCCAGAATCAGATGTTTACGAATGGCAAGACGGCTCGACCAACCCAAGTTTTGAAGTGACAGAAGCGGGAACGTATAGCGTGACGATTACACAAGATGGCTGCAAAGGCGCAGACGATGTGATTGTTTTCTTCAATCCACTTCCAACTTTTAGTTTAGAAGAAGTAGCACCACTTTGCGAAGGTGAAACATTTACGCTTACCGCACCTGAATCAGATGCTTACGAATGGCAAGACGGCTCGACCAACCCAAGTTTTGAAGTGACAGAAGCGGGAACGTATAGCGTGACAATTACACAAAGTGGTTGCACAAGTTCTGACGATGTGACCATTTCCTTCAATCCTCCATTGGTGTTTGATTTGGGTGAACCTCCAACTTTGTGTGACGGTGAGAGTTACACGATTACTGCACCTGAATCAGACGCTTACGAATGGCAGGATGGCTCAACCAATCCAATTTTTGAAGTAACAGAAGCAGGCACTTACAGTGTTACGATTACGCAAAATGGCTGCACAGGTTCGGATGATATAGAGATTTCCTTCAATGAGTTGCCGATTGTGGATTTGGGCGAAGATATTTCGCTTTGTGAAGGGCAAAGCATTACGTTGGATGCAACACCCGAAAATGTGGCAGATGCTACTTTCCTTTGGAGTGACAACAGTACAGGTTCAAACATTGAAGTGAGTGCCGAAGGGACGTATTCGGTGACGGTCACAAGCGGCAATTGCAGCAGTTCGGATGAGGTGACGGTTAGCTTCAATGCGAATCCGACCATCAATTTGGGCAATGACCAAACACTTTGTGAAGGGGAAACGCTGGTGTTGGATGCTACGGTTGGAGGGGCAACTTACGAATGGCAAGACGGCTCTACTAACCCAACTTTTGAAGTGACAGAAGCAGGTACTTATTCAGTAACGGTTGATTTAGAAGGTTGTATATTGGAGGGAAGCATCACGATTGACTTCAATCCTTTGCCTGCAATTGACTTGGGCGAAGACCAAACTATCTGCGAAAACGAAACGGTAACACTGAATGCGACTACTCCAAATGCGACCTACGAATGGCAAGATGGCTCAACGAATCCAACTTTTGAAGCGACCGAAGAAGGGATTTATTTGGTCGAAATTACCGTCAATGGTTGTACGGCAATGGACGAAATTGGCGTGACGCAAATCATTTTGCCGCCTATTGATTTGGGCGAAGATGTGAGTGCCTGTGAGGGCGAAACTTTGCAGATTGGAGTGGATGGAGTTTTTCCTGCAATTGTGATTTTTGGTTGGCAAGATAACACGAGTGGGCAGTATTATGAAGTGACTGAGTCGGGAACTTACACGCTGACCGCAAGTATCAATCAGTGCATGGTGACGGATGAAATAACGGTTTCTTTCAATGAAATCCCTATCGTGGATTTGGGTGCAGGCCTAAGTATTTGTGAAGGAGAAACGACTATCCTTGATGCAACTCATGTCGATGCATCTGCAACCTATCTTTGGAATACCAATGCGACAACTCCAATGATTGACGTACAAGCGAGTGGTACGTATTCGGTGACAGTGACGGTCAATGATTGCAGTAGTTCGGATGCCATTGAAGTGATAGTAAACGAATTGCCACAAATGGATTTGGGGGAAGATTTGACCTTTTGCGAAGGCGAGAGTTTTACTTTGGATGCTACTCCTTCAAATGTTACAGGCGCAACCTACGAATGGCAAGATGGCAGCAATGCGGCAACTTTTGAAGCAGTTGTATCGGGTATCTATTCGGTGACGGTTACAGCAAATGGCTGTGGAATAATGGATGAAATTACGCTTACCTTCAATGCTTTACCTGATGTGGATTTGGGCAATGACCTGACGCTTTGTGATGGGGAAGTGCTGCAATTGGATGCTACGGTGGCGGATGCAGGAGCGGTGTATGAATGGCAAGATGGATCTGCAAATCCAACTTTTGAAGTGACGGAAGCTGGAACATATTCTGTAACGGTGACGGTGAATGGTTGTAGCAGTTCGGACGAAATCAATGTGAATTTTGACGAATTGGGCATCATTGATTTGGGAGCCGATGCGACTTTGTGCGAAGGGGAAAGTTTGGTTTTGGATGCAACGACTCCAAATGCAACTTATGTGTGGCAAGATGATAGTACGAATCCAACTTTTGAAGTAATAGAGGCAGGTACTTATTCAGTGATAGTGAGTGTGGGAGCTTGTACTTTGCAGGGCAGTATTGAAGTGGTTTACAATCCTTTGCCGACTGTGGATTTGGGTGAAAACCAAAGGATTTGTGAGGGCGAATCGGTTGTTTTGGATGCGACTACTGCAAATGCGACTTACGAATGGCAAGATGGCTCGACTGACCCAACTTTTGAAACGAGTGATGCGGGTATTTATTCGGTTACGATTGATGTCAATGGCTGTACGGCAACGGATTTTATTGAAGTTGAACGTATTGAATTGCCTTCCATAGATTTGGGTGAAGACCAGACTTTGTGTGAAGGTTTGATTTTGGGTTTGAACATTAGTGGGAATTATCCAGATGCGATTTTTGAATGGCAAGATGGTACTCTGGGGCAAGAATATCTGATTTCTGAAGCGGGAACTTATTCGGTTTCGGTGAGTATTGGCGATTGTATGGTGAGCGAAGAATTGACTGTAACCTTCAATGAAGTACCAAGTTTGACATTGGAGGATGTGACACTTTGTGAAGGGGAAACACGGACATTGACTCCTTTTGCAGGGGATTCGGGTACAGCGGTTTATCAGTGGAGCAATGGTTTGACAGATGCAAGTATTGAAGTGGGTGAAAGTGGCGTGTATGCGGTGACGGTGATGGACAATGGCTGTACTTCAATGACAGAAGCTGAGGTGATTTTTGATGCTGCGCCTATCATTGATTTGGGGCAAGATACGACTTTGTGTGTGGGTGAAAGTTTGGTTTTGGAAGCTCCTGCGGCGGATACTTATTTGTGGCAAGATGGTTCGGTCAATGCAAGTTTGGAGGTGACTGAAAGCGGCTTGTATAGTGTAGAAGCGAGGGCTGGAACTTGTGTTTTGACGGGAGAAATTCGAGTGGATTTTGCGGCAGTGCCTACGGTGGATTTGGGTGATGATGTTTTGTTGTGTGAAGGGGAAGGAGTTGTTTTGCAGCCTCAGGTAACGAATGGGGTGTTTTTTGAGTGGCAAGATGGCAGCAATGGCGTTGAATTGGCGGTGATTGAAGCGGGGGAATATAGTTTGGAGGTGCGGGGTGATTTGGATAGGTGTATGGCTTCGGATGCGGTTTTGGTGGAGTATGAGGTGTGTGATTTTGAAACGTTTGGTATTACGGTCGTCAATGCTTTTTCGCCGAATGGGGATGGAGTCAATGATGAATTTAGAGTATGGGCAACAGAACAACCTGACGAATTTTACTGTGCGATTTTCAACCGTTGGGGCCAAAAGGTGTTTGAAACGACGGATATTAATGGTACTTGGGATGGTGTTTTCAAGAATCAATTGGAGCCGATTGGGGTGTATGCTTTTTATGCTGAGGCTTGGAAGGTGGTGAATGGGGAGCGTGAACGGTTTTGGAAGCAGGGGAATGTGACTTTGGTGAGGTGA
- a CDS encoding SRPBCC family protein — protein MNTLYLQTHIKAPIQACFDLSRSIDLHLESTVHTHEKAIAGKTSGLIGLNETVTWQAKHFGIYWKMTVQITAFEVPNYFRDEMVKGPFKTMRHEHFFEGQSDGSILMKDVFTFASPMGILGGMVDKLYLEGYMRKFLEKRNEVIKAKAEENYS, from the coding sequence ATGAATACGCTCTATCTTCAAACCCACATCAAAGCTCCCATACAAGCCTGTTTTGACCTTTCCAGAAGCATAGATTTGCACTTAGAATCAACAGTTCACACCCACGAAAAAGCGATTGCAGGAAAAACAAGCGGATTGATTGGTTTGAACGAAACGGTGACATGGCAAGCCAAACATTTTGGTATTTACTGGAAAATGACTGTCCAAATCACTGCTTTTGAAGTGCCGAATTATTTTCGGGATGAAATGGTGAAAGGCCCTTTCAAAACCATGCGACACGAGCATTTTTTTGAAGGTCAATCGGATGGAAGCATTTTGATGAAAGATGTTTTTACTTTTGCTTCTCCAATGGGAATTCTTGGGGGAATGGTGGATAAGTTGTATTTGGAAGGATATATGCGGAAATTTTTGGAAAAACGAAACGAGGTAATCAAAGCCAAAGCGGAGGAAAACTACTCCTGA